The following coding sequences are from one Spinacia oleracea cultivar Varoflay unplaced genomic scaffold, BTI_SOV_V1 SOVchr0_047, whole genome shotgun sequence window:
- the LOC130465114 gene encoding probable serine/threonine-protein kinase At1g09600, with protein sequence MQKRQAQSNSKSRSEKFNPHQEEVASGFPIEPPRISQAREDSGISRHGHHHKRASHSGPLVNPAAWVKAGKNMDDVSKVSNGAEISTLSGPMAARRSFLSEDKREKSSSLQSGAPKLVSRFPGSFKEVSSESMKRRDQMQGPANSHQNEDGRSSNKDPVLLGYGSKGSKIHYSGPLIVPSSNMDQMLKDHDRHIQEAVRRARIDKAKIRKMQAEGNQVSSASLFVAGR encoded by the exons ATGCAG AAGAGGCAAGCTCAATCTAATTCAAAGAGCCGAAGTGAGAAGTTCAACCCCCACCAGGAAGAGGTTGCTTCCGGCTTTCCGATTGAACCCCCTAGAATATCTCAAGCAAGAGAAGATTCTGGTATAAGCCGGCATGGACACCATCATAAGAGAGCATCACATTCAGGACCACTTGTTAATCCAGCAGCATGGGTGAAGGCTGGCAAGAACATGGATGATGTTTCCAAAGTGTCAAATGGTGCTGAAATATCAACACTTTCTGGTCCAATGGCAGCAAGGAGGAGCTTCTTATCTGAGGATAAGAGAGAAAAGTCTAGTTCTCTGCAATCTGGTGCTCCGAAACTAGTATCAAGGTTCCCTGGATCATTCAAAGAAGTATCATCAGAGTCCATGAAAAGGCGAGATCAAATGCAGGGCCCTGCAAATTCTCATCAAAATGAAGATGGAAGAAGTAGCAATAAAGATCCTGTGCTT CTTGGTTATGGATCAAAGGGGAGCAAAATTCACTACTCAGGACCTCTAATAGTCCCTTCAAGCAATATGGATCAGATGTTGAAAGATCATGATCGCCATATCCAAGAAGCAGTTAGAAGAGCACGTATAGACAAGGCGAAAATCAGAAAGATGCAGGCTGAAGGAAATCAAGTATCTTCTGCTTCATTGTTTGTTGCTGGCCGTTGA